A genome region from Christensenella minuta includes the following:
- a CDS encoding glycoside hydrolase family 13 protein, whose product MQIDFSKQLMHDSAKEEYRKPLGAVTAGTCVRLSLAVRDLYFKKIYLTLVADETEENIPMQQDENGIWWAEYETPSVPCVLWYWFCIRMDEDTSIYYGAHSGGTSGIGEVYWNPPPPFQLTVYDEAFTTPGWAKGANLYQIFPDRFAPDDSGTFGRGVEYHRSRGRNVLVHRDWNEKVLYEAAEGMEHYEPCDYYGGTLLGIVGSLDALRDMGITALYLNPIVEAASNHRYNTGDYLRVDPILGTEEDFDLLAREARERGIRIILDGVYSHTGDDSVYFNKYGRYDSLGAYQSPESPYYKWYQFTEYPDQYKSWWGFTTLPEVDETQPEWAEFVIDGETSVLAAWLARGANGFRLDVADELPDETIEKMRAKIKHASQDNFLLGEVWEDATTKQSYGRHRTYALGRGLDSVMNYPFAAAVTDFLHGKSNAAKFRRFLVGQSQNYPKDMYYCLMNLLSSHDIARIRTVLGTKIDPHSLTREQQAHFIVSDEQDAYGAKLQRIAAGIQFTLPGMPCVYYGDETGMHGLLDPFNRGPYKARDLDMREYYKKLALLRRDTDALKTGNCAFYEQGDDVLGILRYCIDGRDAFGTLAQDGMYLTLVNRGKEPHHIAVDLFAREELILEEHTASFREFEFEGAVCKLTDETYPVNEGLVEAMIPPESIRILEIEWI is encoded by the coding sequence ATGCAGATTGATTTTTCAAAACAACTGATGCATGATTCCGCCAAGGAAGAATACAGAAAACCCTTGGGCGCGGTGACGGCGGGGACGTGCGTACGGCTCTCGCTCGCGGTGCGCGACCTGTATTTCAAGAAGATATACCTTACGCTTGTCGCGGACGAGACGGAGGAAAATATCCCGATGCAGCAGGATGAGAACGGTATCTGGTGGGCGGAATACGAAACGCCCTCGGTGCCGTGCGTCCTCTGGTATTGGTTCTGTATTCGCATGGATGAGGATACGAGCATCTATTACGGCGCCCATTCCGGGGGTACAAGCGGCATCGGCGAGGTCTATTGGAACCCGCCGCCGCCGTTCCAGCTCACCGTGTATGACGAGGCGTTTACTACGCCGGGCTGGGCCAAAGGCGCAAACCTGTACCAGATATTTCCGGACCGGTTCGCGCCGGACGACAGCGGAACCTTTGGAAGGGGCGTGGAATACCACCGGTCGCGCGGGAGAAACGTTCTCGTACATCGGGACTGGAATGAAAAGGTCCTTTACGAGGCGGCGGAAGGGATGGAGCATTACGAGCCGTGCGATTATTACGGCGGTACGCTTCTCGGGATCGTCGGCTCGCTGGATGCCCTGCGTGATATGGGGATCACGGCATTGTATCTCAACCCCATCGTAGAGGCCGCGTCTAACCACCGTTATAATACGGGCGATTATCTGCGCGTCGATCCGATTCTTGGGACGGAGGAAGATTTTGACCTGCTTGCGCGTGAGGCACGGGAACGCGGGATACGTATTATACTCGACGGGGTGTATTCCCATACGGGCGATGACAGCGTATATTTCAACAAATATGGCCGTTATGATTCTCTTGGGGCTTATCAAAGTCCGGAATCGCCGTATTACAAGTGGTATCAGTTTACGGAGTATCCGGACCAGTATAAAAGCTGGTGGGGTTTCACCACCCTGCCGGAGGTAGATGAAACGCAGCCCGAATGGGCAGAGTTTGTCATCGATGGGGAAACGAGCGTGCTTGCAGCATGGCTTGCGCGCGGCGCGAATGGCTTCCGGCTGGATGTCGCCGACGAATTGCCGGACGAGACGATCGAAAAAATGCGTGCGAAGATCAAGCATGCCTCGCAGGATAATTTCCTGCTCGGCGAGGTCTGGGAGGACGCGACCACCAAACAAAGCTATGGCAGGCACAGGACCTATGCCCTGGGGCGGGGACTTGATTCGGTGATGAATTATCCGTTTGCCGCGGCAGTGACAGATTTCCTGCATGGCAAGAGCAATGCGGCAAAATTCAGGCGGTTCCTCGTCGGGCAAAGCCAAAACTATCCAAAGGATATGTATTACTGCCTGATGAATCTGCTTTCGAGCCACGATATTGCGCGGATCCGTACCGTGCTCGGGACAAAAATCGATCCGCACTCCCTAACGCGCGAACAGCAGGCGCATTTCATTGTGTCGGATGAACAGGATGCCTATGGAGCCAAGCTGCAAAGAATCGCCGCCGGGATACAGTTCACCTTGCCGGGAATGCCGTGTGTCTATTACGGAGATGAAACGGGAATGCACGGGCTGCTCGACCCCTTCAATCGCGGGCCCTACAAAGCGCGCGATTTGGATATGCGGGAGTATTACAAAAAGCTCGCGCTGCTGCGGCGCGATACGGATGCCCTTAAAACCGGAAATTGTGCATTCTATGAACAGGGCGATGATGTGCTTGGCATTTTGCGCTATTGCATCGACGGACGGGATGCATTCGGCACGCTTGCGCAGGACGGTATGTACCTGACGCTTGTCAACAGGGGGAAAGAACCGCATCATATTGCGGTGGACCTGTTCGCCCGTGAAGAGCTGATTTTGGAGGAGCATACGGCCTCTTTCCGTGAATTTGAATTCGAAGGCGCGGTGTGTAAGCTGACCGATGAAACCTATCCGGTAAACGAAGGGCTT